In one window of Nocardiopsis aegyptia DNA:
- a CDS encoding NUDIX hydrolase — translation MSKRIDYYDDPEAPAANSLVPSVNVFVVNERDEVLMICRTDNGNWAVPGGAVDLGESVPQAAVRETLEETGITCEITGIAGIYSDPKHVIFYTSDGEARQEFSIAFTARPLEGEPTPSDESKEVVWVPKDELGGYQMDRSMRLRVDHFLSGGPTHIG, via the coding sequence ATGAGTAAGCGGATCGACTACTACGACGACCCTGAGGCGCCGGCCGCGAACAGCCTCGTTCCGTCGGTGAACGTGTTCGTCGTCAACGAGCGCGACGAAGTCCTGATGATCTGCCGCACCGATAACGGCAACTGGGCCGTACCCGGTGGAGCGGTGGACCTGGGCGAGTCCGTGCCTCAGGCCGCCGTGCGGGAGACGCTGGAGGAAACCGGGATCACCTGCGAGATCACCGGAATCGCCGGGATCTACAGCGACCCGAAGCACGTCATCTTCTACACGAGCGACGGCGAGGCCCGGCAGGAGTTCTCCATCGCCTTCACCGCCCGCCCCCTCGAAGGCGAGCCCACGCCGAGCGACGAGTCGAAGGAAGTCGTGTGGGTGCCCAAGGACGAGCTGGGCGGCTACCAGATGGACCGCTCCATGCGCCTACGCGTGGACCACTTCCTCAGCGGAGGCCCCACCCACATCGGGTGA
- a CDS encoding Clp protease N-terminal domain-containing protein, which translates to MFERFTDEARTALVHAQSEAVALKHRRIGGGHLLLGLAQGGHGLAASTLASLGLDYEAARTEVARLGGRKSRTFRNYRRFASETKQALEDSLYASLHREHNFIGTEHMLLGLLHKENVASQVLLNLEIHPAHVIQRVHRTLDDLSKHTRKHGQDQLPYSN; encoded by the coding sequence ATGTTCGAGCGGTTCACCGACGAAGCACGGACTGCGCTTGTGCACGCACAGTCCGAAGCAGTCGCACTCAAGCACAGACGTATCGGTGGCGGGCATCTGCTGCTAGGGCTGGCCCAAGGGGGCCACGGTCTCGCGGCCAGCACGTTGGCATCCCTGGGACTGGATTACGAGGCCGCTCGAACAGAAGTGGCTCGCCTGGGTGGACGGAAGAGTCGGACCTTCCGGAACTACCGACGATTCGCCTCTGAGACCAAGCAGGCCTTGGAGGACTCCCTCTATGCCTCGCTGCACCGAGAGCACAACTTCATCGGGACAGAGCACATGCTTCTCGGACTGCTGCACAAGGAGAACGTGGCTTCCCAGGTCCTCCTGAACCTCGAAATCCATCCTGCACACGTCATCCAGCGCGTACACCGAACCCTGGACGATCTGTCGAAGCACACCCGGAAGCATGGTCAGGACCAGCTCCCCTACTCCAACTGA
- a CDS encoding XRE family transcriptional regulator, with product MNAALRKALAASQLTETDVAAHIGVDPKTVRRWLAGQRPYPRHRWAVAELLQVEEDSLWPENSQAQEENTPLSEHACRVYAHRWEVPREVWYELFSSAEQEIGILVYSSLFLADDAGILELLEARAREGVNIRILLGDPGAQEVRQRGNDEEIGDALPARARNALMLFRPLLDIDGVDVRTHSTVLYNSVYLTDKRILVNQHVYGLPAAKSPVVEIDRSLSPDMAETYVQSFELAWQTAKRIITQNLPSIARTLNKSESSITDPGNYVDPPI from the coding sequence GTGAACGCTGCACTGCGCAAGGCCCTGGCCGCATCCCAGCTCACCGAGACCGACGTAGCCGCCCACATCGGAGTCGACCCCAAGACCGTCCGCCGCTGGCTGGCCGGCCAACGCCCATACCCCCGGCACCGCTGGGCGGTCGCCGAACTCCTCCAGGTTGAGGAGGACAGCCTTTGGCCGGAAAACAGCCAAGCCCAGGAGGAGAACACCCCACTCTCCGAGCACGCCTGCCGTGTCTACGCCCACCGCTGGGAGGTGCCACGGGAGGTCTGGTACGAGCTGTTCAGCTCAGCGGAACAGGAAATCGGCATCCTCGTCTACAGCAGCCTGTTCCTTGCCGACGACGCCGGAATCCTGGAACTACTGGAAGCACGTGCCCGAGAAGGCGTAAATATCCGCATCTTGCTCGGCGACCCCGGAGCCCAGGAGGTGCGGCAACGCGGGAACGACGAGGAGATCGGGGATGCCCTGCCCGCGAGAGCCCGTAACGCGTTGATGCTCTTCCGGCCTCTCCTGGACATCGACGGCGTCGACGTCCGGACTCACTCAACCGTTCTGTACAACTCCGTCTACCTGACGGATAAGAGGATCCTCGTCAACCAGCACGTCTATGGGCTCCCAGCAGCGAAGTCCCCCGTGGTCGAGATCGACCGATCCCTGTCTCCCGATATGGCAGAGACCTACGTACAGAGCTTCGAACTAGCGTGGCAGACCGCAAAACGCATCATTACCCAAAACCTGCCTTCCATAGCACGAACCCTCAATAAATCTGAAAGTTCAATCACAGACCCAGGCAACTATGTCGATCCGCCAATTTAA
- a CDS encoding type IV secretory system conjugative DNA transfer family protein — protein MARRGSSPKASAWDKLSSRSAEETLANRDIYESQQLDRSRIERKRTRTARTMIAIVAGLLVAVLVWALWSVGQFTVSAVSSSIGGPTVPDFVEREQMSTTQYCYRILDEDGQVVPDQPCHETEDEALADPPQWVLDDVAAQQEQIDAGREGEPDAFPGWFLHVTWVKLAVSLGAGLITFGLAYLLLMRNRDAQNLLHDTSDINQYQGDQHIALPDEVVRKFDWFPDVGAHSSVQPSSMISHVMAARKGLKSIEVAKRADEDVLDSDGDVEFLKGEILRDDDDRAITTKAPLIDEKFGEDLFEASGLPKDRKIRKRFDTTRIPYNPDGKDRSKLGEHKTVADMINADWEFPEYEVQRPAGAYIVDTAPVNTMVLAITRAGKGQTYIEPMIDMWLREKSPNNMVINDPKGELLVKHYVRATMRGFQVVQFNLINAMKTDIYNPLGMAAEAAREGDSTKCAMYIENIADVFFPLDGGEDPVWPNAASNAFKRAAYGLIDFYLEEERELRAYAARVDMDPKVLETKLDEKWGKVTLYNCYQLFVQLSAKKVKNPVDLVEESVRRGDYGSLEDGTFREAEAEAALVEAENKAFLWEDKKELDMLTLFFNATNGLPTNSMRTLVGNADNALRAMGAAEKMLASVYGIAITAMSFFADPTISTLTSGTPSQNTDLGGLSFPRRMGVRFAMNYLKRDHLIGAQAKWDAYADERFEQVLGKDFEHEDIVSREGWARYYFKGKFADDVAYIRLRLLNPQTGMLIRTYYFKFKKDYQTSLNGRFYVTDPVTGEKIIRNGILLELRKQGDGSFAPGNTTYPQVRLTNVTADLPQKEMGRANAITQTMVRYSEQPKVVFLVTPPHLMKYAKLILILIKQLVDLNFDKSYMTKENQKPLYKTRFMLDELGNLQSEGHGISGFETMLSIGLGQEQQFTLILQTLQQLRDVYGESVDKIVQGNTSNIVFLKSTDDSMLDTLEKMSGKRHTTYMDSKTVTQDKGHVVKGMSVEGKVSYTMSTKEEPVISYNDMAFISERNSIVFRAGDSPVWNRNETILPMSWRMFQDTINHPGHDYTLQTIPTLSNAVDFDVRMNQPDFEAMLAKRIQQAELTAECREKHKKVHGLSEVDVARLDPDTYANEVMELVDAARGEAYAEEHDLGGSDDVDLEDLEQAIDLDMPWEFDTATQQAVDSQQARMTEFRRLRYADNLISRDMLVHFSSDPARPHAGALDSPLDAQIVEAYKSVRSALERDGAHFSVSPDGALRSADGSQVYISRQDESEAMRRLQQAGESETERVFTEDPEHLTDLHGFRVHGAFYEFLAERENWLGLARGEFDRAMAATMRDDG, from the coding sequence ATGGCCAGGAGGGGCTCCAGCCCTAAAGCGAGCGCGTGGGACAAACTCTCCTCCCGCAGTGCCGAGGAGACGCTCGCCAACCGCGACATCTACGAGTCCCAGCAGCTCGACCGTTCGCGCATCGAACGCAAACGGACCCGGACCGCACGCACCATGATCGCGATCGTGGCGGGACTGCTCGTCGCCGTGCTGGTGTGGGCGCTGTGGTCGGTCGGCCAGTTCACCGTGAGCGCCGTGAGCTCCTCGATCGGCGGGCCCACCGTCCCCGACTTCGTCGAACGCGAGCAGATGTCGACGACGCAGTACTGCTACCGCATCCTCGATGAGGACGGGCAGGTGGTCCCCGACCAGCCGTGTCACGAGACCGAGGACGAGGCCCTGGCGGACCCGCCCCAGTGGGTCCTCGACGACGTCGCCGCGCAGCAGGAGCAGATCGACGCCGGGCGCGAGGGTGAGCCGGACGCGTTCCCCGGGTGGTTCCTCCACGTGACCTGGGTCAAGCTCGCCGTGTCGCTCGGCGCCGGCCTGATCACGTTCGGCCTGGCCTACCTGCTGCTCATGCGCAACCGGGACGCACAGAACCTGCTGCACGACACCAGCGACATCAACCAGTACCAGGGCGACCAGCACATCGCCCTGCCGGACGAGGTCGTCCGCAAGTTCGACTGGTTCCCCGACGTGGGCGCGCACAGCTCCGTTCAGCCGTCGTCCATGATCAGCCACGTCATGGCGGCCCGCAAGGGCCTCAAATCGATCGAGGTCGCCAAACGGGCGGACGAGGACGTCCTCGACTCCGACGGCGACGTCGAGTTCCTCAAGGGTGAGATCCTGCGGGACGACGACGATCGGGCGATCACCACGAAGGCGCCGCTCATCGACGAGAAGTTCGGCGAAGACCTGTTCGAGGCCTCCGGTCTGCCGAAGGACAGGAAGATCCGCAAGCGGTTCGACACCACCAGGATTCCCTACAACCCGGACGGCAAGGACCGCAGCAAGCTCGGAGAGCACAAGACCGTCGCGGACATGATCAACGCCGACTGGGAGTTCCCCGAGTACGAAGTGCAGCGCCCGGCCGGCGCGTACATCGTCGACACCGCCCCGGTCAACACCATGGTCCTGGCCATCACTCGCGCCGGCAAGGGCCAGACGTACATCGAGCCGATGATCGACATGTGGCTGCGCGAGAAGAGCCCCAACAACATGGTCATCAACGACCCCAAGGGCGAACTCCTGGTCAAGCACTACGTGCGAGCGACGATGCGCGGCTTCCAGGTGGTGCAGTTCAACCTGATCAACGCGATGAAGACCGACATCTACAACCCGCTCGGGATGGCAGCCGAAGCCGCCCGTGAGGGCGACTCGACCAAGTGCGCGATGTACATCGAGAACATCGCCGACGTCTTCTTCCCGCTCGACGGCGGTGAGGACCCGGTGTGGCCCAACGCCGCCAGCAACGCCTTCAAGCGCGCCGCCTACGGCCTCATCGACTTCTACCTGGAGGAGGAGCGCGAACTGCGTGCCTACGCCGCCCGGGTGGACATGGATCCCAAGGTCCTGGAGACCAAGCTCGACGAGAAGTGGGGCAAGGTCACGCTGTACAACTGCTATCAGCTGTTCGTGCAGCTCTCGGCCAAGAAGGTGAAGAATCCCGTGGACCTGGTCGAGGAGAGCGTCCGAAGGGGCGACTACGGGAGCCTGGAGGACGGCACGTTCCGCGAGGCCGAAGCCGAGGCCGCGCTGGTGGAGGCCGAGAACAAGGCGTTCCTCTGGGAGGACAAGAAGGAGCTGGACATGCTCACCTTGTTCTTCAACGCCACCAACGGGCTGCCGACCAACTCGATGCGGACCCTGGTCGGCAACGCCGACAACGCCCTGCGGGCGATGGGCGCGGCCGAGAAGATGCTGGCCAGTGTCTACGGCATCGCGATCACGGCAATGAGCTTCTTCGCCGACCCGACGATCTCCACACTCACCTCCGGCACCCCGAGTCAGAACACCGACCTCGGCGGCCTGAGCTTCCCGCGCCGCATGGGCGTGCGCTTCGCCATGAACTACCTCAAGCGCGACCACCTGATCGGCGCTCAGGCCAAGTGGGACGCCTACGCCGACGAGAGGTTCGAGCAGGTGCTCGGGAAGGACTTCGAGCACGAGGACATCGTCTCCCGCGAAGGCTGGGCCCGCTACTACTTCAAGGGCAAGTTCGCGGACGACGTCGCCTACATCCGACTGCGGTTGCTGAACCCGCAGACGGGCATGCTGATCCGCACCTACTACTTCAAGTTCAAGAAGGACTACCAGACCTCGCTCAACGGCCGGTTCTACGTCACCGACCCCGTGACCGGCGAGAAGATCATCCGCAACGGGATCCTGCTGGAGCTGAGGAAACAGGGTGACGGCTCGTTCGCACCGGGGAACACCACCTACCCGCAGGTGCGGCTGACCAACGTCACAGCGGACCTGCCCCAGAAGGAGATGGGTCGGGCCAACGCGATCACGCAGACGATGGTGCGCTATTCGGAGCAGCCCAAGGTGGTGTTCCTGGTGACACCGCCGCACCTGATGAAGTACGCCAAGCTCATCCTCATCCTGATCAAACAACTGGTCGACCTGAACTTCGACAAGTCGTACATGACCAAGGAGAACCAGAAGCCGCTGTACAAGACCCGGTTCATGCTCGACGAGCTGGGCAACCTCCAGTCGGAGGGGCACGGCATCTCCGGCTTCGAGACGATGCTGTCGATCGGACTGGGCCAGGAGCAGCAGTTCACGCTCATCCTCCAGACGCTTCAGCAGTTGCGCGACGTCTACGGCGAGTCCGTGGACAAGATCGTGCAGGGCAACACCTCCAACATCGTCTTCCTCAAGAGCACCGACGACTCGATGCTCGACACGCTGGAGAAGATGTCCGGCAAGCGCCACACCACCTACATGGACTCCAAGACCGTGACCCAGGACAAGGGCCACGTGGTCAAGGGCATGAGTGTCGAGGGCAAGGTCTCCTACACCATGTCGACCAAGGAAGAGCCGGTCATCTCCTACAACGACATGGCCTTCATCTCCGAGCGCAACTCGATCGTCTTCCGTGCGGGTGACTCGCCGGTGTGGAACCGCAACGAGACGATCCTGCCGATGTCCTGGCGCATGTTCCAGGACACGATCAACCACCCCGGGCACGACTACACCCTCCAGACCATCCCGACGCTGTCGAACGCGGTCGACTTCGACGTGCGGATGAACCAGCCCGACTTCGAGGCGATGCTGGCCAAGCGCATCCAGCAGGCCGAGCTGACCGCCGAGTGCAGGGAGAAGCACAAGAAGGTCCACGGCCTCTCCGAGGTCGACGTCGCGCGGCTGGACCCCGACACCTACGCCAACGAGGTCATGGAGCTGGTCGACGCCGCCCGTGGGGAGGCCTACGCCGAGGAACACGACCTGGGCGGCTCCGACGACGTCGACCTGGAGGACCTCGAGCAGGCCATCGACCTGGACATGCCCTGGGAGTTCGACACGGCGACCCAGCAGGCGGTCGACTCCCAGCAGGCGAGGATGACCGAGTTCCGCCGGCTGCGCTACGCGGACAACCTGATCAGCCGCGACATGCTGGTCCACTTCTCCTCCGATCCGGCGCGACCGCACGCGGGCGCGCTGGACAGCCCGCTGGACGCCCAGATCGTCGAGGCGTACAAGTCGGTGCGGTCGGCGTTGGAGCGGGACGGCGCCCACTTCTCGGTGAGCCCCGACGGAGCCCTGCGCAGTGCCGACGGATCGCAGGTCTACATCTCCCGCCAGGACGAGTCCGAGGCGATGCGGCGGCTCCAGCAGGCCGGCGAGAGCGAGACCGAGCGGGTGTTCACCGAGGACCCGGAGCACCTGACCGACCTGCACGGGTTCCGGGTGCACGGAGCGTTCTACGAGTTCCTTGCCGAGCGGGAGAACTGGCTGGGCCTGGCCCGCGGCGAGTTCGACCGGGCGATGGCCGCCACGATGCGTGACGACGGCTAG
- a CDS encoding HU family DNA-binding protein, which yields MAATQTSEGSERVTKRAFIAAVARRVGLPKKVVSDIYDAAIAELMDVVRRGDRLILTGFGSFERQWHKGHPVRFTKGGEDKVDDYSVLKFSATRQTNQRIGRPR from the coding sequence ATGGCGGCGACCCAGACCTCTGAGGGTTCGGAGCGCGTGACCAAACGCGCGTTCATCGCGGCGGTGGCGCGCCGCGTCGGGCTTCCGAAGAAAGTCGTCTCTGATATCTACGATGCCGCCATTGCCGAACTCATGGACGTGGTGCGCCGCGGCGACCGCCTTATCCTGACCGGTTTCGGTAGCTTTGAGCGCCAATGGCACAAAGGTCACCCGGTGAGGTTCACCAAGGGCGGTGAGGACAAGGTCGACGACTACTCCGTGCTGAAGTTCAGCGCGACCCGCCAGACCAACCAGCGCATCGGTCGGCCTCGGTGA
- a CDS encoding HD domain-containing protein has protein sequence MLERPLPRRWAHSQGVAEQARSLRAVLGDDADLVEASAWLHDIGYSPDLATTGFHPLDGARYLREVQEADEGLCSLVAYHSCAVVEAEERGLLAPLKDEFAAPPGDLLDALTYSDMTTGPDGVHLPVERRLSEILERYAPEDLVHRSITRSSPLLTASVRSVEQRLAEVN, from the coding sequence CTGCTCGAACGACCGCTTCCCCGACGCTGGGCGCACTCCCAGGGGGTAGCGGAACAGGCGCGCTCCCTGCGGGCCGTGCTCGGTGATGACGCCGACCTGGTGGAAGCCTCCGCCTGGCTGCACGACATCGGGTACTCACCGGACCTGGCGACCACGGGCTTCCACCCTCTCGACGGTGCCCGGTACTTGCGCGAGGTCCAGGAGGCCGACGAAGGTCTGTGCTCCCTGGTGGCCTACCACTCCTGCGCCGTGGTCGAAGCTGAGGAACGCGGCTTGCTCGCTCCTCTCAAGGACGAGTTCGCCGCTCCTCCGGGTGACCTGTTGGACGCGCTGACCTACTCCGACATGACCACGGGGCCGGACGGCGTCCATCTGCCGGTAGAGCGTCGGCTCTCGGAGATCCTGGAACGCTACGCGCCTGAGGACCTGGTCCACCGCTCCATCACGCGCTCCTCGCCCCTGCTGACGGCGTCAGTGCGCTCCGTCGAACAACGCCTGGCCGAAGTGAACTGA
- a CDS encoding GntR family transcriptional regulator, with protein MSSRTHWGTYHQIADALRSRIAGGEFAPGGALPSEAALGEEFGVARTTVRRALATLEKERLIKALPGTGRVVCTAEERESAGADSAPPAQYRRIASDLRERITNGELAPGDALPSEAALVREYEVSRGTARQALSELEGTGLVVAVHGKGRFVMRAETTDG; from the coding sequence TTGAGCTCGCGCACCCATTGGGGGACCTACCACCAGATCGCGGACGCCCTGCGATCCCGCATCGCCGGTGGGGAGTTCGCGCCCGGGGGAGCCCTGCCCTCTGAGGCGGCCCTCGGTGAAGAGTTCGGCGTCGCGCGAACCACCGTGCGCCGGGCTCTGGCCACCTTGGAGAAGGAGCGGCTGATCAAGGCACTCCCCGGCACCGGGCGAGTCGTGTGCACCGCTGAGGAACGCGAAAGTGCCGGCGCTGACTCGGCGCCTCCGGCCCAGTACCGGCGCATCGCCTCCGACCTCAGGGAACGGATCACCAACGGGGAACTGGCGCCCGGTGATGCCCTACCTAGTGAGGCCGCACTCGTCCGGGAGTACGAGGTATCGCGGGGGACCGCTCGTCAAGCCCTGTCCGAACTGGAGGGAACCGGGCTCGTCGTCGCCGTGCACGGTAAGGGCCGGTTCGTTATGAGGGCCGAAACGACCGACGGCTAG